In a genomic window of Canis lupus dingo isolate Sandy chromosome 35, ASM325472v2, whole genome shotgun sequence:
- the SSR1 gene encoding translocon-associated protein subunit alpha isoform X1 — MRVLPRLLLLLLLAFPAAVLLRGGPGGSLVAAQDLTEDEETVEDSIIEDEDDEAEVEEDEPTDLAEDKEEEDVSGEPEASPSADTTILFVKGEDFPANNIVKFLVGFTNKGTEDFIVESLDASFRYPQDYQFYIQNFTALPLNTVVPPQRQATFEYSFIPAEPMGGRPFGLVINLNYKDLNGNVFQDAVFNQTVTIIEREDGLDGETIFMYMFLAGLGLLVVVGLHQLLESRKRKRPIQKVEMGTSSQNDVDMSWIPQETLNQINKASPRRLPRKRAQKRSVGSDDVDFPYWTPWSAGKSRII; from the exons ATGAGGGTCCTCCCGCGCCTGCTTCTGCTCCTCTTGCTGGCGTTCCCCGCTGCCGTGCTGCTCCGAGGCGGCCCGGGAG GCTCATTAGTTGCAGCTCAAGATCTCACAGAAGATGAAGAAACGGTGGAAGATTCAATAAttgaagatgaagatgatgaagCAGAAGTGGAAGAAGATGAACCCACAGATTTG GCTGAagataaagaggaagaagatgtATCTGGTGAACCTGAAGCTTCACCAAGTGCAGATACAACCATCCTGTTTGTGAAAGGAGAAG attttcCAGCAAATAATATTGTGAAGTTCCTAGTAGGCTTTACAAACAAGGGTACAGAAGATTTTATTGTTGAATCCTTAGATGCCTCATTCCGTTATCCTCAGGACTACCAGTTTTATATCCAGAATTTCACAGCTCTTCCTCTGAACACTGTAGTACCACCGCAGAGACAGGCAACTTTTGAGTACTCCTTCATTCCTGCAGAGCCCATGGGTGGACGACCTTTTGGTCTAGTCATCAATCTGAACTACAAAGATCTGAAT GGCAATGTATTCCAAGATGCTGTCTTCAATCAAACAGTTACGATCATTGAAAGAGAGGATGGGTTAGATGGAGAGAC AATCTTTATGTATATGTTCCTTGCTGGTCTTGGGCTCCTGGTTGTTGTTGGCCTTCATCAACTCCTAGAATCGAGAAAG CGCAAGAGACCCATACAGAAGGTAGAGATGGGTACATCAAGTCAGAATGATGTTGACATGAGTTGGATTCCTCAGGAAACCTTGAATCAAATCA atAAAGCTTCACCAAGAAGGTTGCCCAGGAAACGGGCACAGAAGAGATCAGTGGGATCTGATGA TGTGGATTTCCCTTACTGGACACCATGGAGCGCTGGAAAGTCCAGGATCATCTAG
- the SSR1 gene encoding translocon-associated protein subunit alpha isoform X3: MRVLPRLLLLLLLAFPAAVLLRGGPGGSLVAAQDLTEDEETVEDSIIEDEDDEAEVEEDEPTDLAEDKEEEDVSGEPEASPSADTTILFVKGEDFPANNIVKFLVGFTNKGTEDFIVESLDASFRYPQDYQFYIQNFTALPLNTVVPPQRQATFEYSFIPAEPMGGRPFGLVINLNYKDLNGNVFQDAVFNQTVTIIEREDGLDGETIFMYMFLAGLGLLVVVGLHQLLESRKRKRPIQKVEMGTSSQNDVDMSWIPQETLNQINKASPRRLPRKRAQKRSVGSDE, from the exons ATGAGGGTCCTCCCGCGCCTGCTTCTGCTCCTCTTGCTGGCGTTCCCCGCTGCCGTGCTGCTCCGAGGCGGCCCGGGAG GCTCATTAGTTGCAGCTCAAGATCTCACAGAAGATGAAGAAACGGTGGAAGATTCAATAAttgaagatgaagatgatgaagCAGAAGTGGAAGAAGATGAACCCACAGATTTG GCTGAagataaagaggaagaagatgtATCTGGTGAACCTGAAGCTTCACCAAGTGCAGATACAACCATCCTGTTTGTGAAAGGAGAAG attttcCAGCAAATAATATTGTGAAGTTCCTAGTAGGCTTTACAAACAAGGGTACAGAAGATTTTATTGTTGAATCCTTAGATGCCTCATTCCGTTATCCTCAGGACTACCAGTTTTATATCCAGAATTTCACAGCTCTTCCTCTGAACACTGTAGTACCACCGCAGAGACAGGCAACTTTTGAGTACTCCTTCATTCCTGCAGAGCCCATGGGTGGACGACCTTTTGGTCTAGTCATCAATCTGAACTACAAAGATCTGAAT GGCAATGTATTCCAAGATGCTGTCTTCAATCAAACAGTTACGATCATTGAAAGAGAGGATGGGTTAGATGGAGAGAC AATCTTTATGTATATGTTCCTTGCTGGTCTTGGGCTCCTGGTTGTTGTTGGCCTTCATCAACTCCTAGAATCGAGAAAG CGCAAGAGACCCATACAGAAGGTAGAGATGGGTACATCAAGTCAGAATGATGTTGACATGAGTTGGATTCCTCAGGAAACCTTGAATCAAATCA atAAAGCTTCACCAAGAAGGTTGCCCAGGAAACGGGCACAGAAGAGATCAGTGGGATCTGATGAGTAA
- the SSR1 gene encoding translocon-associated protein subunit alpha isoform X2: MRVLPRLLLLLLLAFPAAVLLRGGPGGSLVAAQDLTEDEETVEDSIIEDEDDEAEVEEDEPTDLAEDKEEEDVSGEPEASPSADTTILFVKGEDFPANNIVKFLVGFTNKGTEDFIVESLDASFRYPQDYQFYIQNFTALPLNTVVPPQRQATFEYSFIPAEPMGGRPFGLVINLNYKDLNGNVFQDAVFNQTVTIIEREDGLDGETIFMYMFLAGLGLLVVVGLHQLLESRKRKRPIQKVEMGTSSQNDVDMSWIPQETLNQINKASPRRLPRKRAQKRSVGSDERRRKETR; encoded by the exons ATGAGGGTCCTCCCGCGCCTGCTTCTGCTCCTCTTGCTGGCGTTCCCCGCTGCCGTGCTGCTCCGAGGCGGCCCGGGAG GCTCATTAGTTGCAGCTCAAGATCTCACAGAAGATGAAGAAACGGTGGAAGATTCAATAAttgaagatgaagatgatgaagCAGAAGTGGAAGAAGATGAACCCACAGATTTG GCTGAagataaagaggaagaagatgtATCTGGTGAACCTGAAGCTTCACCAAGTGCAGATACAACCATCCTGTTTGTGAAAGGAGAAG attttcCAGCAAATAATATTGTGAAGTTCCTAGTAGGCTTTACAAACAAGGGTACAGAAGATTTTATTGTTGAATCCTTAGATGCCTCATTCCGTTATCCTCAGGACTACCAGTTTTATATCCAGAATTTCACAGCTCTTCCTCTGAACACTGTAGTACCACCGCAGAGACAGGCAACTTTTGAGTACTCCTTCATTCCTGCAGAGCCCATGGGTGGACGACCTTTTGGTCTAGTCATCAATCTGAACTACAAAGATCTGAAT GGCAATGTATTCCAAGATGCTGTCTTCAATCAAACAGTTACGATCATTGAAAGAGAGGATGGGTTAGATGGAGAGAC AATCTTTATGTATATGTTCCTTGCTGGTCTTGGGCTCCTGGTTGTTGTTGGCCTTCATCAACTCCTAGAATCGAGAAAG CGCAAGAGACCCATACAGAAGGTAGAGATGGGTACATCAAGTCAGAATGATGTTGACATGAGTTGGATTCCTCAGGAAACCTTGAATCAAATCA atAAAGCTTCACCAAGAAGGTTGCCCAGGAAACGGGCACAGAAGAGATCAGTGGGATCTGATGA
- the SSR1 gene encoding translocon-associated protein subunit alpha isoform X4, with protein MRVLPRLLLLLLLAFPAAVLLRGGPGGSLVAAQDLTEDEETVEDSIIEDEDDEAEVEEDEPTDLAEDKEEEDVSGEPEASPSADTTILFVKGEDFPANNIVKFLVGFTNKGTEDFIVESLDASFRYPQDYQFYIQNFTALPLNTVVPPQRQATFEYSFIPAEPMGGRPFGLVINLNYKDLNGNVFQDAVFNQTVTIIEREDGLDGETIFMYMFLAGLGLLVVVGLHQLLESRKRKRPIQKVEMGTSSQNDVDMSWIPQETLNQIMQSRRGEAINFFNGACCI; from the exons ATGAGGGTCCTCCCGCGCCTGCTTCTGCTCCTCTTGCTGGCGTTCCCCGCTGCCGTGCTGCTCCGAGGCGGCCCGGGAG GCTCATTAGTTGCAGCTCAAGATCTCACAGAAGATGAAGAAACGGTGGAAGATTCAATAAttgaagatgaagatgatgaagCAGAAGTGGAAGAAGATGAACCCACAGATTTG GCTGAagataaagaggaagaagatgtATCTGGTGAACCTGAAGCTTCACCAAGTGCAGATACAACCATCCTGTTTGTGAAAGGAGAAG attttcCAGCAAATAATATTGTGAAGTTCCTAGTAGGCTTTACAAACAAGGGTACAGAAGATTTTATTGTTGAATCCTTAGATGCCTCATTCCGTTATCCTCAGGACTACCAGTTTTATATCCAGAATTTCACAGCTCTTCCTCTGAACACTGTAGTACCACCGCAGAGACAGGCAACTTTTGAGTACTCCTTCATTCCTGCAGAGCCCATGGGTGGACGACCTTTTGGTCTAGTCATCAATCTGAACTACAAAGATCTGAAT GGCAATGTATTCCAAGATGCTGTCTTCAATCAAACAGTTACGATCATTGAAAGAGAGGATGGGTTAGATGGAGAGAC AATCTTTATGTATATGTTCCTTGCTGGTCTTGGGCTCCTGGTTGTTGTTGGCCTTCATCAACTCCTAGAATCGAGAAAG CGCAAGAGACCCATACAGAAGGTAGAGATGGGTACATCAAGTCAGAATGATGTTGACATGAGTTGGATTCCTCAGGAAACCTTGAATCAAATCA TGCAGAGTAGAAGAGGTGAGGCAATTAACTTTTTTAATGGTGCTTGCTGTATATAG